In one Pseudomonadota bacterium genomic region, the following are encoded:
- a CDS encoding holin-associated N-acetylmuramidase gives MHSVRDIAAEIVAREGGYVNDPDDPGGATKHGVTIHTMRRLGLDLDGDGQISSADVRRLTVAQAVDIFLRHYFHGPGIAELPAPLQPSVFDMQVNAGANAIKILQRLLGRMGVPVTVDGALGPQTREAAARALAAAPDHMVDAYGIERRNYYYALADRRPASRKYARRRDGGKGGWITRAEEFISPRYHFSAAEHAARVAPWA, from the coding sequence ATGCACAGCGTCAGAGACATCGCCGCCGAGATCGTCGCCCGCGAGGGCGGCTACGTGAACGACCCCGATGACCCCGGCGGGGCCACGAAGCACGGCGTCACGATCCACACGATGCGACGGCTGGGCCTCGATCTCGACGGGGACGGGCAGATCTCGAGCGCCGATGTGCGCCGCCTGACTGTGGCGCAGGCCGTGGACATCTTCCTGCGCCACTACTTCCACGGCCCCGGCATCGCGGAGCTGCCCGCGCCGCTTCAACCCAGCGTCTTCGACATGCAGGTCAATGCCGGGGCCAACGCGATCAAGATCCTGCAGCGGCTCCTCGGGCGCATGGGCGTCCCCGTGACAGTGGATGGCGCGCTCGGGCCGCAGACGCGTGAGGCCGCCGCGCGCGCGCTCGCCGCTGCACCCGATCACATGGTGGACGCCTACGGGATCGAGCGGCGCAACTATTACTACGCGCTCGCCGATCGCCGTCCCGCCTCGCGCAAATACGCGCGGCGCCGCGATGGTGGCAAAGGCGGCTGGATCACCCGGGCGGAGGAATTCATCTCCCCCCGCTACCATTTCTCCGCCGCTGAACATGCCGCGCGGGTGGCCCCATGGGCCTGA
- the ccmE gene encoding cytochrome c maturation protein CcmE: protein MRGLKKKRRMQVIALALVSLIGATALVGYAFRDGINFFRSPSQVAEAPPPPTEVFRIGGLVEEGTLIRGEGEAITFSVTDGGASIPVTYTGILPDLFREGEGMVGTGSFIDGTFRATEILARHDETYMPKEVIDALKEQGVYQEPET, encoded by the coding sequence ATGCGTGGGTTGAAGAAGAAACGGCGGATGCAGGTGATCGCGCTCGCGCTCGTCTCGCTGATCGGCGCCACCGCGCTCGTGGGCTACGCCTTCCGGGACGGGATCAACTTCTTCCGCTCGCCCAGTCAGGTGGCCGAGGCTCCGCCGCCGCCCACGGAGGTATTCCGCATCGGGGGCCTCGTGGAGGAGGGCACGCTCATCCGCGGCGAGGGGGAGGCGATCACCTTCTCCGTCACCGATGGCGGCGCCTCGATCCCCGTCACCTACACGGGCATCCTGCCCGACCTCTTCCGCGAGGGCGAGGGCATGGTGGGCACCGGCTCCTTCATCGACGGCACCTTCCGCGCCACCGAGATCCTCGCGCGCCACGACGAGACCTACATGCCCAAGGAGGTCATCGATGCCCTGAAGGAACAGGGGGTTTATCAGGAGCCTGAGACCTGA
- the argC gene encoding N-acetyl-gamma-glutamyl-phosphate reductase, producing the protein MSHKAIILGASGYTGAELVRLIATHPSIDIIALSADRKAGREMAEVFPHLRHLRLPTLKKIDDIDFSRANIVFCALPHATSQAVIRALPADIKVVDLSADFRLRDAAEYEKWYGKPHSATDLQDEAVYGLTEFYRDEIESARLVAGTGCNAATGQYALRPLITAGVIDLDEIIMDLKAAVSGAGRALKEHLLHAELSENGFAYAAGGTHRHLGEFDQEFSKIAGREVQVQFTPHLIPANRGILLTTYLKGDAAEIHATLDAAYADETFLQVLPMGEVPAMKDVRGSNFCHLGVVADRRPGRAIVVSVLDNLTKGSSGQALQNANLMLAEEETAGLMLAPVFP; encoded by the coding sequence ATGTCGCATAAAGCCATCATTCTTGGGGCCTCGGGCTATACGGGCGCGGAGCTCGTGCGCCTCATCGCCACCCATCCCTCCATCGACATCATCGCACTGAGCGCGGACCGGAAGGCCGGGCGCGAGATGGCGGAGGTCTTTCCGCATCTGCGCCACCTGCGCCTGCCCACCCTGAAAAAGATCGACGACATCGATTTCTCGCGGGCCAACATCGTCTTTTGCGCGTTGCCCCATGCCACGAGCCAGGCGGTGATCCGGGCGTTGCCGGCCGATATCAAGGTGGTGGACCTCTCCGCCGATTTCCGGCTCCGCGACGCAGCGGAATACGAGAAGTGGTACGGGAAGCCGCATTCGGCCACCGACCTGCAGGATGAGGCGGTCTACGGGCTCACCGAGTTCTACCGGGATGAGATAGAGAGCGCACGCCTCGTGGCCGGCACGGGCTGCAACGCAGCCACGGGCCAGTATGCGCTCCGCCCGCTCATCACCGCCGGGGTCATCGATCTCGACGAGATCATCATGGATCTGAAGGCCGCCGTCTCCGGCGCGGGGCGGGCGCTCAAGGAGCATCTTCTCCATGCCGAGCTCTCCGAGAACGGCTTTGCCTATGCCGCGGGCGGCACCCACCGGCACCTGGGCGAGTTCGATCAGGAATTCAGCAAGATCGCGGGCCGCGAGGTGCAGGTGCAGTTCACGCCCCATCTCATTCCTGCGAACCGGGGCATTTTGCTCACCACGTATCTGAAGGGGGACGCCGCCGAGATCCACGCCACCCTCGACGCCGCCTATGCCGACGAGACCTTCCTCCAGGTGCTGCCCATGGGAGAGGTCCCGGCCATGAAGGACGTGCGCGGCTCCAATTTCTGCCACCTGGGCGTGGTGGCCGACCGGCGGCCGGGCCGCGCCATCGTGGTCAGCGTGCTGGACAACCTCACGAAAGGCTCGAGCGGGCAGGCGTTGCAGAACGCCAATCTCATGCTCGCCGAGGAGGAGACGGCGGGGCTCATGCTCGCGCCTGTCTTCCCCTGA
- a CDS encoding aspartate/glutamate racemase family protein: MAIGIFDSGLGGLTVLAACQARLPDVPFKYFADSAHAPYGVRDADDIYGLTTAAVGRLFEEGCDLVILACNTASAAALRRMQEGWVPRDKRVLGVFVPLIEALTERRWGDNSPPREVDVKHVALFATPATVASRAFQRELAFRAIGVDVEAQACGGVVDAIEEGDMILAEALVKSHVDALKRKMPNPDAAILGCTHYPIMEAEFAQALGPGVRVYSQADLVAESLADYLERHPEMHGQGQATGYLTTGDAGRVSDRATQFLRRKIEFAAA; this comes from the coding sequence ATGGCGATCGGAATCTTCGATTCAGGGCTCGGTGGGCTCACAGTCCTCGCCGCCTGCCAGGCGCGGCTGCCGGACGTGCCCTTCAAGTATTTCGCCGACAGCGCCCACGCGCCCTACGGCGTGCGGGACGCCGATGACATCTATGGGCTGACCACCGCCGCCGTGGGCCGGCTCTTCGAGGAGGGCTGCGACCTCGTCATCCTCGCCTGCAACACCGCCTCCGCCGCCGCCCTCCGGCGTATGCAGGAGGGCTGGGTGCCGCGCGACAAGCGCGTGCTCGGTGTCTTCGTGCCGCTCATCGAGGCGCTGACGGAGCGCCGCTGGGGCGATAATTCCCCGCCGCGGGAGGTGGATGTGAAGCACGTGGCGCTCTTTGCCACGCCCGCCACCGTGGCCAGCCGCGCCTTCCAGCGCGAGCTTGCGTTCCGCGCCATCGGGGTCGACGTGGAGGCGCAGGCCTGCGGCGGCGTGGTCGACGCCATCGAGGAGGGCGACATGATCCTCGCCGAGGCCCTCGTGAAGAGCCATGTCGACGCCCTCAAGCGCAAGATGCCCAACCCCGACGCGGCGATCCTTGGCTGCACGCATTACCCGATCATGGAGGCCGAATTCGCCCAGGCGCTCGGCCCGGGCGTGCGGGTCTACAGTCAGGCCGATCTCGTGGCCGAAAGCCTTGCCGATTACCTCGAGCGCCACCCCGAGATGCACGGGCAGGGGCAGGCCACGGGCTACCTGACGACCGGCGATGCCGGGCGCGTCTCCGACCGGGCCACGCAGTTCCTGCGACGAAAGATCGAGTTCGCCGCCGCCTGA
- a CDS encoding lysophospholipid acyltransferase family protein has protein sequence MRTDGSRKARHVARDISYSHSAETKGGRALIRAMENATGRLRLIRRARGYEEEVAQGRDFWEVMLSRYGLSLDIVGGSLETIPRDGPLILIANHPYGILDGLVLGHILSNLRGDFRIMAHQVFRKAEELNRVILPISFDETKEAMKLNLETRKAALDYLGQGGAIGIFPGGTVSTAMKPFGRPMDPGWRSFTAKMVAKSGATVVPIFFDGHNSRLFQIASHLHYTLRMALLIKEFKSRVDEPVRMVVGEPLPQAELAACAKDPKAMMEYLRAATYALSPNPFKVTDRGFEFEEKRR, from the coding sequence ATGAGAACGGACGGTAGCCGCAAGGCCCGCCACGTGGCGCGGGACATTTCCTATTCGCATTCAGCGGAGACGAAGGGCGGGCGCGCGCTGATCCGCGCCATGGAGAACGCCACCGGGCGGCTCCGGCTCATCCGGCGTGCGCGGGGCTACGAAGAGGAAGTGGCGCAGGGCCGCGACTTCTGGGAGGTGATGCTGAGCCGCTACGGCCTATCGCTCGACATCGTAGGCGGCTCGCTGGAGACCATTCCCCGTGACGGGCCGCTCATCCTTATCGCCAACCATCCCTACGGCATTCTCGACGGGCTCGTGCTGGGGCACATCCTGTCCAATCTGCGTGGCGATTTCCGGATCATGGCGCACCAGGTCTTTCGCAAGGCCGAGGAACTCAACCGCGTGATCCTGCCCATCTCCTTCGACGAGACGAAGGAGGCCATGAAGCTCAATCTCGAGACCCGCAAGGCCGCGCTCGACTATCTGGGGCAGGGCGGGGCAATCGGCATCTTCCCCGGCGGGACGGTCTCAACCGCCATGAAGCCCTTCGGGCGGCCCATGGACCCCGGCTGGCGCAGCTTCACGGCGAAGATGGTCGCCAAGTCCGGCGCGACCGTGGTCCCGATCTTCTTCGACGGGCATAACAGCCGCCTCTTCCAGATCGCCTCGCATCTCCATTACACCTTGCGCATGGCGCTCCTGATCAAGGAATTCAAATCCCGGGTGGACGAGCCCGTGCGCATGGTCGTGGGGGAGCCGCTGCCGCAGGCGGAGCTCGCGGCCTGCGCCAAGGATCCCAAGGCGATGATGGAATATCTGCGCGCCGCCACTTACGCGCTCAGCCCGAACCCCTTCAAGGTGACCGACCGGGGCTTCGAGTTCGAAGAGAAGCGCCGCTGA
- a CDS encoding LysR family transcriptional regulator: protein MDWDKLRIFHAVADAGSLTHAGDTLHLSQSAVSRQIRALEEALGATLFHRHARGLILTEQGELLFDATSSMNKRLDAAAARIRDSEEGVFGELRVTTTTGFGTLWLAPRLSKFYEKYPEMKIDLMLEERVLDLPMREADVAIRMKEPSQADLIRKRLMSIRMRLYATPAYLAAHGAPERLEDISAHRLICQSTKSPQVAAGASLVQHLMTFDIPSLLTVNNYFGVLQGVIHNLGIGVLPDYLALDTDGLVPVLPEVDSAEVPVFLAYPEELRQSRRIAAFRDFVQAEILETRKLQRDVTPA, encoded by the coding sequence ATGGACTGGGACAAGCTACGTATCTTTCACGCGGTGGCCGATGCAGGCTCGTTGACCCACGCGGGCGACACGCTGCACCTGTCGCAATCGGCTGTCTCGCGCCAGATCCGCGCGCTGGAAGAAGCACTCGGCGCTACGCTCTTTCACCGTCACGCACGGGGGCTCATCCTCACCGAGCAGGGTGAGCTTCTCTTCGACGCCACCTCGTCCATGAACAAGCGCCTCGATGCCGCCGCCGCGCGCATCCGCGACAGCGAGGAAGGCGTGTTCGGCGAGCTGCGCGTGACGACGACCACGGGCTTCGGCACGCTCTGGCTCGCGCCCCGGCTCTCCAAGTTCTACGAGAAATACCCGGAGATGAAGATCGACCTCATGCTCGAGGAGCGCGTGCTCGACCTGCCCATGCGCGAGGCCGACGTGGCGATCCGCATGAAGGAGCCCTCCCAAGCGGACCTGATCCGCAAGCGGCTCATGTCGATCCGTATGCGCCTTTATGCGACACCTGCATACCTCGCGGCCCATGGCGCGCCGGAGCGGCTGGAAGACATCTCTGCCCACCGCCTCATCTGCCAGAGCACGAAGAGCCCGCAGGTCGCCGCAGGGGCGAGCCTTGTCCAGCACCTGATGACCTTCGACATCCCCTCGCTTCTCACGGTCAATAACTACTTCGGCGTGCTGCAGGGGGTGATCCACAATCTCGGCATCGGTGTTTTGCCCGATTATCTGGCTCTCGACACCGATGGCCTCGTCCCCGTGCTGCCCGAGGTGGACAGCGCGGAGGTCCCGGTCTTTCTCGCCTACCCGGAGGAATTGCGGCAGTCGCGGCGTATCGCGGCCTTCCGCGATTTCGTCCAGGCCGAGATCCTCGAGACTCGAAAATTGCAACGGGACGTGACGCCCGCGTAA
- the purL gene encoding phosphoribosylformylglycinamidine synthase subunit PurL: protein MSNPEITADLIAAHGFTPEEYDEVVRILSRAPNFTELGIFSAMWNEHCSYKSSKKWLRTLPTDGPQVICGPGENAGIVDIGDGQAVVFKMESHNHPSYIEPYQGAATGVGGILRDVFTMGARPIAAMNALSFGEPSHPKTKSLVSGVVAGIGGYGNCFGVPTVGGEVRFDPAYNGNCLVNAFAAGLVDTDAIFYSAASGVGMPVVYLGAKTGRDGVGGATMASAEFDETIEEKRPTVQVGDPFTEKRLMEATLELMATGAVISIQDMGAAGLTCSAVEMGDKGGLGIRLDLEKVPQREADMTAYEMMLSESQERMLMVLKPELEEAARAVFTKWDLDFAIVGETLAEDRFLIMHHGVVKADLPLSKLSSTAPEYDRPWEPTAPAAAVEDCPNIDPIDGLKALLASPNYAAKSWVYEQYDSQVMADTLVTPGAGAGVVRVHGTSKALAFTSDVTPRYVRANPVEGGKQAVAEAYRNLVAAGAKPLATTDNLNFGNPEKPEIMGQFVGAIEGIGAACKALDMPIVSGNVSLYNETDGQPILPTPTIGAVGLITDIAHRVCRTAREGHVALLVGETRGHMGQSALLTEVFNRPEGDAPPVDLAAERAAGDFILAHVAWIDACTDLSDGGLALAAFEMAAAADVGVHLTAEDTATLFGEDQARYLIATSFDKAEALTIAAGQARVPISTVGRFKGRDVRMGRKSAPLDELREIHATAFAKALDLG, encoded by the coding sequence ATGTCCAATCCTGAAATCACTGCCGATCTCATCGCGGCGCACGGCTTCACGCCCGAGGAATACGACGAGGTCGTCCGCATCCTGTCCCGCGCGCCGAACTTCACGGAACTCGGGATCTTTTCCGCGATGTGGAATGAGCATTGCTCCTACAAGTCCTCCAAGAAGTGGCTCCGCACGCTGCCCACGGACGGCCCGCAGGTCATCTGCGGGCCCGGCGAGAATGCCGGCATCGTGGATATTGGCGACGGCCAAGCCGTTGTTTTCAAGATGGAAAGCCACAATCACCCCTCGTATATCGAGCCCTATCAGGGCGCGGCCACGGGGGTGGGCGGCATCCTGCGCGACGTCTTCACCATGGGCGCGCGGCCCATCGCGGCGATGAATGCGCTGAGCTTCGGGGAGCCATCGCATCCAAAAACCAAGAGCCTCGTGAGCGGGGTCGTGGCGGGCATTGGCGGCTACGGAAACTGCTTTGGCGTGCCCACCGTGGGCGGCGAAGTGCGCTTCGATCCTGCATACAACGGCAATTGCCTCGTCAATGCCTTCGCCGCGGGCCTCGTCGACACCGATGCAATCTTCTATTCCGCGGCCTCGGGCGTGGGCATGCCGGTCGTCTATCTGGGCGCCAAGACGGGCCGCGACGGCGTGGGCGGGGCGACCATGGCCTCCGCGGAATTCGATGAAACCATCGAGGAAAAGCGCCCCACCGTGCAGGTGGGTGACCCGTTCACGGAAAAGCGCCTCATGGAGGCGACGCTGGAGCTCATGGCCACCGGCGCCGTCATATCGATCCAGGACATGGGCGCCGCGGGCCTCACCTGCTCGGCCGTGGAGATGGGCGACAAGGGCGGGCTCGGCATCCGCCTCGACCTCGAAAAGGTGCCCCAGCGCGAGGCGGATATGACCGCCTACGAGATGATGCTCTCGGAGAGCCAGGAGCGCATGCTCATGGTCCTCAAGCCCGAGCTCGAGGAGGCAGCGCGCGCCGTTTTTACCAAGTGGGACCTCGACTTCGCCATCGTGGGCGAGACGCTTGCGGAAGACCGCTTTCTCATCATGCATCACGGCGTGGTCAAGGCAGACCTGCCGCTGTCGAAACTCTCCTCCACGGCACCGGAATACGACCGCCCCTGGGAGCCCACGGCCCCGGCGGCGGCGGTCGAAGATTGCCCGAATATCGACCCGATCGATGGGCTCAAGGCCCTGTTAGCCAGCCCGAATTACGCGGCGAAATCGTGGGTTTACGAGCAATATGACAGCCAAGTCATGGCCGACACGCTCGTCACGCCCGGGGCCGGTGCCGGCGTCGTCCGCGTCCACGGGACCTCGAAAGCCCTCGCCTTCACCTCAGATGTCACCCCCCGCTACGTCCGCGCGAACCCCGTCGAGGGTGGCAAGCAGGCGGTGGCGGAAGCCTATCGCAACCTCGTCGCCGCCGGGGCCAAGCCGCTGGCTACGACCGATAACTTGAATTTCGGCAATCCCGAAAAGCCCGAGATCATGGGCCAGTTCGTGGGCGCCATCGAGGGCATCGGCGCGGCCTGCAAGGCGCTCGACATGCCCATCGTCTCGGGCAATGTCTCGCTCTACAACGAGACCGACGGCCAGCCGATCCTGCCCACCCCCACCATCGGTGCGGTGGGCCTCATCACCGACATCGCGCACCGCGTCTGCCGGACGGCCCGCGAGGGGCACGTGGCCCTCCTCGTCGGCGAAACGCGAGGCCACATGGGCCAATCCGCGCTCCTCACGGAGGTCTTCAACCGCCCCGAAGGTGACGCGCCCCCGGTCGATCTCGCCGCCGAGAGAGCCGCGGGCGACTTCATCCTCGCCCATGTCGCGTGGATCGACGCCTGCACCGATCTCTCCGATGGCGGCCTCGCGCTGGCCGCCTTCGAGATGGCCGCCGCCGCCGATGTGGGCGTGCATCTCACCGCCGAGGACACCGCCACCCTCTTCGGCGAAGACCAGGCGCGCTATCTCATCGCCACCTCCTTCGACAAGGCCGAGGCGCTTACCATCGCCGCTGGTCAGGCACGCGTTCCCATCTCCACCGTCGGCCGCTTCAAGGGGCGAGACGTTCGTATGGGCCGCAAATCTGCGCCGTTAGACGAGCTGCGAGAGATCCACGCCACCGCCTTCGCGAAAGCGCTCGATCTCGGCTGA
- a CDS encoding BolA/IbaG family iron-sulfur metabolism protein, whose protein sequence is MAISSHDIEILIREDFPEAEIKVEGDDGAHFAAVVVDESFRGKNRVQQQRMVYAALKGAMDGPNGALHALALTTKVPE, encoded by the coding sequence ATGGCCATTTCATCCCACGACATCGAGATCCTCATCCGGGAAGACTTCCCCGAGGCGGAGATCAAGGTGGAGGGCGATGATGGCGCGCATTTCGCCGCCGTGGTGGTGGATGAAAGCTTCCGCGGGAAGAACCGCGTCCAGCAGCAGCGCATGGTCTACGCCGCCCTCAAAGGGGCCATGGACGGCCCCAACGGCGCGCTCCACGCGCTGGCCCTGACGACGAAGGTGCCGGAGTAG
- the grxD gene encoding Grx4 family monothiol glutaredoxin produces the protein MTDTTTSASEAIKSTIETNDVVLFMKGTKAMPQCGFSSKVAGVLNYMGVEYQDVNVLMDDGIRQGIKDFSDWPTIPQLYVKGEFVGGCDIITDMTLSGELDTLFEENGVGFDKAAAEKIREHNS, from the coding sequence ATGACCGACACGACCACGAGCGCCTCCGAGGCTATCAAATCCACCATCGAAACGAATGACGTCGTGCTCTTCATGAAGGGCACGAAGGCGATGCCGCAATGCGGGTTTTCGAGCAAGGTGGCTGGGGTGCTGAATTACATGGGCGTCGAATACCAGGACGTGAACGTGCTCATGGATGACGGCATCCGGCAGGGCATCAAGGATTTCTCCGACTGGCCCACGATCCCGCAGCTCTACGTCAAGGGCGAGTTCGTCGGCGGCTGTGACATCATCACCGACATGACGCTTTCGGGCGAGCTCGACACGCTCTTCGAAGAGAACGGCGTGGGCTTTGACAAGGCCGCGGCCGAGAAGATCCGCGAGCACAACTCCTAA
- a CDS encoding cell division protein ZapA, producing the protein MPEVKITIGGRQFDVSCEPGQEHFLQTAAAMLDREAATLIKQTGRIPEAQMLLMAGLMLADRTAEVEDRVRQAEDKLSRRDALISELQDRPAPTPDRVEVPVLPVQVTEAMEELAARAEAIASEVEKRSA; encoded by the coding sequence ATGCCTGAGGTCAAGATCACCATCGGCGGCCGCCAGTTCGACGTGTCCTGCGAGCCGGGGCAGGAACACTTCCTGCAGACGGCGGCGGCCATGCTCGACCGCGAGGCTGCGACACTCATCAAGCAGACCGGCCGCATTCCCGAGGCACAGATGCTGCTCATGGCGGGGCTGATGCTCGCTGACCGGACGGCGGAGGTCGAGGACCGCGTGCGACAGGCCGAGGACAAACTCTCCCGCCGCGACGCGCTGATCTCCGAGCTTCAGGACCGGCCCGCGCCCACGCCAGATCGCGTGGAGGTGCCGGTGCTACCGGTGCAGGTCACGGAGGCCATGGAAGAGCTCGCCGCCCGGGCCGAGGCCATCGCCTCGGAAGTGGAGAAGCGCTCCGCTTGA
- the tkt gene encoding transketolase gives MDLSALAAKHPDHWRQATAIRALTLDAVAAANSGHSGMPMGMADVATVLFKNHLNFDPTAPLWPDRDRFILSAGHGSMLLYAILHLTGYRDMTIDEIRNFRQLGSITDGHPEFGHATGIETTTGPLGQGIANSVGFALAEEILRARWGEKVQNHYTYVIAGDGCLMEGVSQEAIALAGRQKLSHLIVFWDDNAITIDGSVDIADRTDQVMRFRASGWDVQEIDGHDPEAIDAAITAAKATGTPSMIRCTTHIGLGHAAQGTSKAHGALTDMGQLEDAKKAYGWEHGSFVIPEDIKRAWESFAERGKAAHADWAQRFLKLSNAKQAEFNRTFSGEPPKKLSATIKAFKKQISESQPKVATRKSSEMVLEVVNPVMPETVGGSADLTGSNNTKTPDLGIHDIDNRTGRYIHYGIREHGMAAAMNGIQLHGGLRPYGGTFMVFTDYARPSMRLSALMGIPVIYVYTHDSIGVGEDGPTHQPVEHYAIHRATPNTRLFRPCDTVETAESWELALADPSGPSVLALTRQNLPTLRTEHKNTNLVSKGAYVLADAEGKRQVILMATGSEVSVAMEARDMLQAEGIGTRVVSMPCWELFEAQDDAYRRRVLPGGPVRVAIEAGIRFGWDRWLYGERGKREKGAFVGMHGFGASAPGAALFEHFDITPAATVAAAKDML, from the coding sequence ATGGACCTATCCGCCCTGGCCGCCAAGCACCCTGACCATTGGCGCCAAGCCACCGCCATCCGCGCGCTGACGCTCGACGCTGTCGCCGCGGCCAATTCCGGGCATTCCGGGATGCCCATGGGCATGGCGGACGTGGCAACGGTCCTCTTCAAAAACCATTTGAACTTCGATCCCACCGCGCCGCTCTGGCCCGACCGGGATCGCTTCATCCTCTCGGCCGGGCACGGCTCCATGCTGCTCTATGCGATCCTGCATTTGACGGGCTATCGCGACATGACGATCGATGAGATCCGGAATTTCCGGCAGCTGGGCTCCATCACCGACGGCCACCCCGAATTCGGCCATGCCACCGGCATCGAAACGACGACCGGTCCCCTGGGACAGGGCATCGCAAACTCCGTGGGCTTCGCGCTCGCCGAGGAAATCCTGCGCGCGCGCTGGGGTGAGAAAGTGCAGAACCACTACACCTACGTGATCGCTGGCGACGGCTGCCTGATGGAGGGTGTGAGCCAGGAGGCCATCGCGCTGGCCGGCCGGCAAAAGCTCAGCCATCTCATCGTCTTCTGGGACGACAACGCCATCACCATCGACGGCTCCGTCGACATCGCCGACCGCACCGACCAGGTCATGCGTTTCCGCGCGTCCGGCTGGGACGTGCAGGAGATTGACGGCCACGACCCCGAGGCCATCGACGCCGCCATCACGGCCGCCAAGGCCACCGGCACCCCCTCCATGATCCGCTGCACCACGCATATCGGCCTCGGCCACGCGGCACAGGGGACCTCGAAGGCCCACGGCGCGCTCACCGATATGGGCCAGCTCGAGGATGCCAAGAAAGCCTATGGCTGGGAGCACGGCTCCTTCGTGATCCCCGAGGACATCAAGCGCGCCTGGGAGAGCTTTGCCGAGCGTGGCAAGGCGGCCCACGCCGACTGGGCTCAGCGGTTCCTCAAGCTCTCGAATGCCAAGCAGGCGGAGTTCAATCGCACCTTCTCCGGCGAACCGCCGAAGAAGCTCTCGGCCACGATCAAGGCATTCAAGAAGCAGATCAGCGAGAGCCAGCCCAAGGTCGCCACGCGCAAGAGCTCGGAGATGGTGCTCGAGGTCGTGAACCCGGTCATGCCCGAAACGGTGGGCGGCTCCGCGGACCTCACCGGCTCCAACAACACGAAGACCCCCGATCTCGGCATCCACGACATCGACAACCGCACGGGGCGCTACATTCACTACGGCATCCGCGAGCACGGCATGGCGGCCGCGATGAACGGCATCCAGCTTCACGGTGGCCTGCGCCCCTATGGTGGAACGTTCATGGTCTTCACCGACTACGCGCGCCCCTCCATGCGCCTCTCCGCGCTCATGGGGATCCCGGTCATCTACGTCTACACCCATGACAGCATCGGCGTGGGCGAGGACGGCCCGACGCACCAGCCGGTGGAGCACTACGCGATCCACCGCGCGACGCCCAACACGCGCCTCTTCCGCCCCTGCGACACGGTGGAAACGGCGGAATCCTGGGAGCTCGCGCTGGCTGACCCGAGCGGGCCCTCCGTTCTCGCGCTCACGCGCCAAAACCTGCCCACACTCCGCACCGAGCACAAGAATACCAACCTCGTCTCGAAGGGCGCCTACGTGCTCGCCGACGCCGAGGGCAAACGCCAGGTCATCCTCATGGCCACGGGCTCGGAAGTGAGCGTTGCCATGGAGGCCCGCGACATGCTGCAGGCGGAAGGCATCGGGACGCGCGTCGTCTCCATGCCCTGCTGGGAGCTCTTCGAGGCGCAGGACGATGCCTATCGGCGCCGTGTCCTGCCCGGCGGGCCGGTGCGCGTGGCCATCGAGGCGGGCATCCGCTTCGGCTGGGATCGCTGGCTCTACGGCGAGCGCGGCAAGCGCGAAAAAGGCGCGTTCGTGGGGATGCACGGCTTCGGCGCCTCGGCCCCCGGCGCGGCTCTCTTCGAGCATTTCGACATCACGCCCGCAGCCACCGTTGCCGCGGCCAAGGACATGCTCTGA